AAATGTGCAAAAAGGACTTGGTTTTTCCTGACtagtaaactaaacatttaccTTTTCGTTTAGGCTGTATCAATTTGAACAGACTAGTCACTGGAGCCTCTACCAAAAGATGTAGAACAAGAGCAAGAATGAATGATGCTGTCACATCCCCCAACCACATCCAGaactatacaaaaaaattattaaaatcatatatataatatataggtaCATTTCAAATACACAAAATACCACACAAATCAATGATTAAAACCACATATATTGAAACTTAAATTACAGTACATTAGTGTTAAAATGTATGCCTATCTCTCAAAGTGAGTGTCAGATgtcagatttttaatttttaacaccttTACTGTAACATGAGACATACATAAATTTTAGGCCagaaaacatattagtaagatgCATGATTCAATGAGTTAATTagctaaacttaaaaaattaaatatttcaataataaatgatctatttaatgatttaaaattaactcaCAAGCTTAGGAAAAGACATGTACTCAGGAACCCTGAGAGTAGCTACGGAGTAAAGTTGTACCAATCCGTGGACAAGGAAGGCGCTGTATGTCAGTCGACTGAGAGGCACCAAGGACTTCATACTCAAGATGGGCTCTAAAATACCTTGATGAATACAATGAGCAATAAGTTAACACTGCTTTAATACAGGAAGAGTTTCTGAAATAACAAAACCTGTTTCTTTGAATTAACTCATTTGCATGTCTGATTTGACAATATAATGTTTCACTTTGCggtcttaaattaaaaatctaatttccaAACTCCATATCTAATATTAAGCAGCAGAGACATAGAAAAATAAACATGTCACTAATAGAAAAGAGATGAATGAGTATTTCTTTTGCCATTTAGTCATACTCTCTAGTACCTGACTATATATTTGCTACTTATTACCATAATAGAAACCAAAAACAACAGCAGATCTTACCAAACCCCGTGAGACCAGCAGCAACAATAATCCAGGACATGGCAGAGGCCCAGCCAAGCCGGTGCAGGGGGCTGTAGAGAGCATTCTCCAGAGGATGGTAAGGTCGGCCGGGGATGTAGAATATCCAGGCTGCCATCATCGACGTCAGAGCAACAATTGCTGCCACAATACTACCAACTCCTACTTGGTTCTGCAATTGCAAATGAGAAATCATTTTAactttctattttaattaatttgatgtaaCAAATGGtactaatgtaattttatatttggttatCAGATGTAATGACAATAAAGCAATATGCTAGAACTTAAGTTGATAACAAGTTCAGATGATTCAAACATACATCATAGAAGAATTACAGGTTTTAGGCCATttcaaataaagataaataaaatagaactaagagaattttttaaatccatttaaataagaatattagtttattctcTCACCACAGTTAGTTTATATCCAGTGCCCTTTAAATGTGTGTAGATGTAAGCTGCTGACATTCCCACTACATATGGCACTGCTCTGTTGTGGCTCTTTATATACACATTTCGGTAATAGTCCACTTGCCCTGGGTCAACTAGCAGGCTGAAAAACAATAAAGATTTGTACAGTGGTCCTATGAAACACTGACAGTTGAAAACACAAGGTACAAAATTGAATCATACCAATATAACTGTGCTTTCTTCTGAATAGAATAAGAAATCAGTGAGAAATGTTCACATTCTGGACTAATATTCTAAaagatattgtaaaattaagGTTTGGTCTATAGTACGGAGTAGTACCTCATGTAAACACGGAGCACTCCATCGTATCTGCCTATATAGGTGATCAGAAAGGGCACAAGGGCTGCCAGTGTGAGGATAAGTCCAAGAAGAAACATCCCTGCAAGTGGACTCTGCCACAGACAGTAAACCACCAGAGGGGCAACCAGAGAGTAGTGCATGTCACATGATATATACCATGACTGAAACATGCACTGTTTCCCACATAGAGATTATTATAAACATGGAATACGAGATAAATCATAGCAATAAGTAGTTCAATACTTACAGTAAATCCAAAGGTAAAAACAAGGATGAATTACACTACTATGGTAAATAAATCCACTGCCACTCACCATCTGATCCGCAttgatataattgtttatatacagAAGGTTGGTCCACCAGTTGTTGCTGCAGCGCTCTGCCTCCAAACCTGCCTTCAACTTCCACACTGGGCCACTTCCGAGATGTGGTAGCACTGCAGCGTAACATACCACCATCAGCATGTATATGGGTGTTATCCTGGAATTGCAtccatattttacttaaaacgttTTGAATAATATTCCCAaaattcattgattttaatgGATGTTTCAAGGTTAGCACTTATGAGAGACAACTTTGTTAAGTATATGCTCTACATACCTAAGCCATCGGTATAAATATATAGCGATGAGTCTGAAATTCCCTTTTCTCTTCAGTTCTAGGAATAACATTCGGCAAGTGAGAAATCCACTGAGTACAAAGAATGTGTCTACAATTAGAGTGCCATTCAACAACAGGATATCTTCAAAGCGACGGTATCTCTATGGAAAAATATCACATTGTATTATTAGTTCAATGAATGTTACATCATAAAACTTTACTTTATGTTGGATTATGGTTAGCAAAAATTGCAgtgaaaatatgattaaatatacttacataTTCTAGAAACTCAGGGTTATGAAAAGGACCACCATAGGAGAAAAGGCAGCGATGTCCCAAAATAATAAGGAACATAGAGTATGTCCTCATACCATGGATTACAGCCAGATCAGTTGACGGGTCCGGTCTGTTGAGGGCACTCAGATTCTCATATATTGAGTAGCAAAGCATCAGTTGAGTTCCAACTCCTTAACATAACATGAGATATATTAGTTATAACTAGACTTGTACCTAGCTCAAAGTTAGAACTTGTGTAAACAAAATCTTTACAGTCAATGTCACTTCTTTACCTTCCTATCTATACTGATAATTATGTGTTGATATACAGGTAAGTGAAGCAAGTTAGTTTTACATACATACTTCAACTTGAAACTagaatgttaaaaacatttatattgcagAGATCCTTAGTCACAAATTTATATCACACAagtttatagtaaacatttaattacaaattgcCACAAAAGGTGTGTTGTAAAGTATGATTTTGCAGTAATAAGGCAGATATTACATGAATATACTACTTGCCATAAGACCAACCTGGAGGTTTATTTTTCTGAATGTGTTTCCTGTACACCAACATGTCATAGGCAGAGGCTAAAACCATACAAACCGAGCTCATTATTAAGAGCCACCTGAAAAAAGGAAagttatagataaataaaacaaatttctcaatacatacattacaaataattgttttattctcaATGAATAATTGTTGAATATTACTGTATTTGTTTCATAATAGAACAATGatctttaattatgaaaacagCCCACTcttcttttttatacaaaaactttaaaaatgatgtCACGCTTTTATTTATATCTTGAAGAAATTTCCTAGCATTGATAATTTCATTTTGAGATAATTCAATCTCTGCACCCAATCCTGTATCACTATACTTGGTCCAACATTTTGTAATCACTGAAGAAATTATGATTGGGCACCTTTTTACGGGCAACAAGGTGATCCAAAATACTTTACAGATGCTGTTCCTCCACAAAACATCCCATCTCGTAAGGTCCTCTAGGCATTTCTGAGATAAGTGTTAGTCATTGAGAGATATTGCCATCTTCACACACAAAACTATCTCAATGTACTAACTCTGAAAGCTATTAAACTCCAACAGGAGTATCATTTGACAATATCAAATGGACGGTAAAATATCTCCAGACGCACTGATATCAATTAAAGGAGTCCTTGCGTATGTGACTCATACTATTCCATTTCAACTGAGTCAGGTTTGGTGTTTACAAAAGTGTGTCATCAGCAACCTTTTCAATTGTAAAGATGTTCCTAGCCTTTCCAGAGGTAAGTGATATTTATTGGAAGAAATCCAAATCTCTGCGCTGTATCCATCTTAAATAGGTACTTaagtcaatacatttttataataggcTTATTTGCATTTAACATTTCattcctatatattttataagcttaattattttgcattttcttCATCTGCCCTAAAAGTGTTGGGACGTGTATTAGAAGAGAAAATGTATCTGAGAAAACCAAACCATGAAACCTTGATTATCAATTACATCTGTTAACTAAGCATCGAGCCAAATCAATAGAAAAAATGAAACTAATGTCAGTAAGGCAAATTACAACATGCAACAATACTTTCTCTTGACTAATATATTACTTGATGAAGTAATAGGCAGCAGAAGGGCTCTGGCTTTCAGAGTCAACTGTGGAGGTACAGGCTCTGCTGGTTAGGTCTGCCCTGATTTCAAGCCCTGCAGGTCGTAGAGTCTGTAGCGTTCTCTGTAGGGTAGAATGAATATCCTCCACTCGGCATGAGGCTGGCAAGCATAGTGCCCACCGCACTACTCCACGCACCTTCTTGGATGGATCCTTGGTCACCTGTAAgcaataaaatcaacaaaacccTAACGATTATGCTCAGGATACTAAGAGACTATTAAGTCTCTCTCAATCATTTATAGCATGAATGAAATATAAAGATTCAATAGAAATACAATATGTGACAGTGGCAGATCCAAGAAAGGGGCCATGAGGGCTATTTCAAAATCACCTGTGATAATGGCAAACTAAAGCCAAGTTGGCTCCTCCTCCCTCAAAAATCAGTATTGGATCGCCTTTTTATATATGACttgaatatttttgaacaatggataaaattatttattccaagtCCTCATATGCTTATCATAGAATAAGTTAATGGGAAgagaattaatttgtaatatgtaaaGTATCAGTGTTACAAATGTTTCTCACCTTTAGTTTGTCCCAGAAAGAAAGGTTGGGAGGATAATGGAGACTCAGGGGATCGCTTCTGTGGCCTTCGAGGAAATATGTGGGATACGCTCTCGGGGTGGGTGAGAGGTGCAGAGTGGCTAGACAATATTGTCCTACTAAACCTTCACTTTTCAGCTGCACCCCAAGACAGGAATCAAAGTGGCCCAGCTGATCAGAATTTCCCGAGAGGATTCCACTAGGTGACAGGGTTGATGATTCCAGCACTGCAAATAAAATTCATTgtgattgaaattaaaaaatcacagtcatattttgaaaacatactTGTAAGTGGCTAGTTCTTATACTGATCGTGTGCAATAATTTAGTTTGCTCTAAATgaagaatttgttcattttttgttTCTAACACGAAATTTGGTATGGCTCATTAGACCTATAAATATACCAATACAACAATAGAGTATACTAACATACTGCAGTCATACAAAACTTCAGTGGATTATGAGCGAGATTACTGAATGAATGAGGATTTCCTTGAGTctagcaaaaattaattttgtttttatggctATCTATACAGTACCTATGTAGATTTTTAGAAAGTAGTCTGAAATACCATGGCAGAGGAGACGAAACTATCATACAACATCCAACAGGTGGAATTGTCTATACTTTAAAAGGAATTTTGGAAAACCCagcaaaagtttttgaaaattcagggtgaattaattttttttattaacacgttttttattgatataaaggTGAAACCAGGTAATTACTGAATCCGTTTAGtggtttgtaaatttaatagAAGCGAGAGATCTCTGAGGGttcaaaatatagattttaaatcatttattttctttataattttatttgaagtaattattttttaagttttctgcTTGAACTTCTCTCAGTACATCTTATTTAAGTTTTTaccaaatatgaataaatttaaactttataattcaaGAAATACACTACACTGcacatataataattcattttatttttaaacctgaaatgttttattttcatcggCACACAGAAATACACTACACTGcacatataataattcattttatttttaaacctgaaatgttttattttcatcggCACACAACtatgaaagtgaggttagttcttactatttcttgtggCTTCTACCTCTACCTGGTACTTTCAGTAACCAAGTACTAAATGTACTCTTACTGATTTTAAATCTTACGTTACAGAATACTCCTAAAATGGTAAAGATACATACGTGAACAGTAAATTGTCAAAGTAATGAGTGAGTTGCCGAGCTATGAGTAGTTCTGTACTGTTAGTTTGTTGTGTCACTTGTTGTCACTACGAGGCAATACCACCCTGGTTAGTCTGGAACGAGAAGTTGCCGGTTtcggtaaattaacaaaaactgctcaatttaatatgtaacagttaattttgtatagtggtttataaaattacacgCTTAAGATAATGACTAGGAGCTCCATAACGTGACCAATGACGAAATTTGTGGACCACCCATCAAGAATAAATTACGATGGTAATTTAGtatcaaatttgtttatatactgtTCTATAATTACATACTCAATTACAGTGCacttgaaatattgtataataagcATGTGGTGttaatcggatcacaagttttctgagttatgaattttaaaactttgttgtaaatttttgttgttattgatataagaactggaagttattgttaataaacagttctaaataatataatatcgaagttaaatattaatacaactcTCGTAATTGTAGCTCTATTAGTTATTTTGAGGTTGACTTTCAAACCCGGATATCTATCCACTTGTACTCGTACATTAGGATTTAGTTTTGGTCTTGTTTGTGACTCAAACTTAactatttctttcaatattttgttaatgttatgattcaatttttttttagttaatttcacctaaaataaaaactgtatttgtagTAGGAGATTTTTAGTTATTTCTGTATAAGCTTCCTGGTATTTGTTAATAGaatggttttactgtaaactttatacaTTCTGACCTGATCTTTGACCCcccttttattagttcagaattactttattttaacgaTTTAAgacctaatatttttttttatttaagagggAGGGCCCTAGATTCCCCTACGGATTTGGAGGGGGTTCCATACCGATTTTCGGACAccccccagagaagatttctgggtgcgccactgtACCCGTAGTGATCACAGTGTTGGGTCAAACACAAATGATAGTCTGAACATAGTCTGAAGTAGTTAGATAATAAACAGAATTTCGGATAATCTACCACAACCAACTGCTAGATATGTTTCTCATGTTTAAATGTGTcatgcaaaataataaatgtactcACTTTGAACAGCCCACAGCGTGTGCCGGGTGATGTGTTCTCTATAAAGTTTGCTGTGTCGCGTGCATTCTGTGTTATTCGCAGGTTCAGGGGAAAACGCCCAAAGCGCATCAGAAATTGCCTTCCAAACATCTTTTCCGTGTCTAAAGTCACTTTTCGGCGTAGTCCAAAAAGTATTCGAGAGTCTGTGACAGTTCGAATGATGGCCGTGTCTGCCGTAGAAACTTCTGTCATCACTGGAGTTGTTAACACTCACGTCGAGAGTACAGAATGGCTGTGAAGCAGAGCAATACGATGACGCGATATATAGTATCAGGATCGTTATTGTCAACATGTCGCGTATGTAGCACACCACAAGACGGACTGACACCTGCTACACAAGACGTGACCAGCTGACCTCGGGGCCACGACCTCCTCGATCTTGTCGATCTTGCAGAAACTGCACCGTTGCCTTTTTTACTCACATTTCTCGCAACCTGAATGCCAATTGGTCGTCTAATTGGTGTAACGAGTCTAATAGTATGGCCTAAGAAATCTTATTGGTAAAGTGTACTTGTCATACTGAACgttatagatatttaaatttggGTAGAACTACTGTTAgagtttcttatttattaaaaattgcgtGTAAACTATATACACAAACTATATGTTGGTccaatttatataactgtataagGATATAATATAATTGGGATTAAATTATAGATAACATATTTTAAGTGTCTGTTTACacgcaatttttaataaataagagaaCCTATCAGTAGTTCTAGCCTACTACCCTACGTAGGGctactataataaaattgaaaaacatattatacatagATGTTTTGTATACCTTTTAACCGTGTACTTTATTAACCAAAgctaagataaaaaaataaaattaactaactaTGTAGGTTACTGTGTTGAAAATGTTAACAGGGAGGTTGtcagtgtacaaaataaatttgccacttgaaagaataaaattataagcaCGCTCCAAATTGTACAATTTATGTCATTATAAAATAACACCACTAATGGAGTGTTTATAGTGGAGGTTGCCCCATATGGTTGCTAATTGAAtgtgtgtttcttttaaatcttcaaacactaaaagaatgagttatatttaCGGTCGTTGTTGTACTTACTGTTGTGCGAGAATAAAAGGTTTGCTGTCGTACTAGTAGCTAGGATGTAAACAGTTAGCGCCATTACAGTACTTATCCTAAGAGTTGAATCTTTACTAACATCCGGTCTATTGATTTGTTACATGATATTACAATAACACGTGCAACCTGATGTAATGTCAATGTGTTTATGAAGTAGAGTGAATTAGGTTTACTAAggtattttgtattttacgtAGTACCAGCTACGTACGACTGTTCTACCGTATCTGAAGTTGAAATCTGCTTTATAATCCAGTTCAACTTGTCTCACAATAGTTAGATGTGGGCTGGTTCTAAATCTgtagattatattataaactgtttCCAGTTTATTGCATTATTCTATTTAAGTAACGTTTCGTAGGATGTTATGACACTCGCTGTCAACTCCATGTTGTGCTTCTGTTTTAAAACCATTActgtatacataaaacatatatttttattaagttttataacctacacacttttatttattttataacacatttttgcagtttattatactttaaaaagcaAGTTGTATAAACCAActactaaaatttaaacaaaatagcgttttagaaaaaacatactttattaaagttagaaacagaatatttgtattaaataacgaGTATCATCGTACAGTtttccgagttatgaatgttAAAACTTTGGTTGAAAAGCGCTATAGGCCTAAAGTGTATATTGTCGTTGTTATTGATATAAGAACTGGAAGtttcgatttttaaataatttccataCGTTTAAATAAGGTGCGattttcttagttattatttttcaaagacaaGGAAAACTAACTGAAATACGCATAgtgcagctatggtgggaagggttaatttaatGCGAATTTTTTATGTTCAATGTAATGGACTTAAACTCAACTAAAATATGTGCGCCATCgataaatatattcaaacataaGAATACCATTTAATTCCATGGAATTTTAAAAGATGACTATCTCATAATAAGTATCCAGTCgtattaaatagtttatgttattaaaatattcaacgcAATGTGATACGTACGTTATGCGAAGAGGTAAGTTCCcttcaaaattaaatgcaataatctTTCAGTACTGTTGAGAAAAATGTCGCCGAATTTTCAGCAGGCGCTCTCTCAAGCGTATAAAACTCTAAGAGGGCTCAGTCCCCCTCAAAGATCGTGAGTCTAGTCCCATatgttcagttttaattttaaacggtCCTCCTGGCGTACCTAAACAAGATAATTTGAcgaacaaaaagtattttaaagttcaTAAAAGGGGAAGCCAGTGATCAAAATTTTGATGTTACAATTATGTACTTGTGAATAAAATTAACTACATACACAATcacaaaattgc
This Homalodisca vitripennis isolate AUS2020 chromosome 3, UT_GWSS_2.1, whole genome shotgun sequence DNA region includes the following protein-coding sequences:
- the LOC124357432 gene encoding nose resistant to fluoxetine protein 6-like gives rise to the protein MLTITILILYIASSYCSASQPFCTLDVSVNNSSDDRSFYGRHGHHSNCHRLSNTFWTTPKSDFRHGKDVWKAISDALWAFSPEPANNTECTRHSKLYREHITRHTLWAVQMLESSTLSPSGILSGNSDQLGHFDSCLGVQLKSEGLVGQYCLATLHLSPTPRAYPTYFLEGHRSDPLSLHYPPNLSFWDKLKVTKDPSKKVRGVVRWALCLPASCRVEDIHSTLQRTLQTLRPAGLEIRADLTSRACTSTVDSESQSPSAAYYFIKWLLIMSSVCMVLASAYDMLVYRKHIQKNKPPGVGTQLMLCYSIYENLSALNRPDPSTDLAVIHGMRTYSMFLIILGHRCLFSYGGPFHNPEFLEYRYRRFEDILLLNGTLIVDTFFVLSGFLTCRMLFLELKRKGNFRLIAIYLYRWLRITPIYMLMVVCYAAVLPHLGSGPVWKLKAGLEAERCSNNWWTNLLYINNYINADQMCMFQSWYISCDMHYSLVAPLVVYCLWQSPLAGMFLLGLILTLAALVPFLITYIGRYDGVLRVYMSLLVDPGQVDYYRNVYIKSHNRAVPYVVGMSAAYIYTHLKGTGYKLTVNQVGVGSIVAAIVALTSMMAAWIFYIPGRPYHPLENALYSPLHRLGWASAMSWIIVAAGLTGFGILEPILSMKSLVPLSRLTYSAFLVHGLVQLYSVATLRVPEYMSFPKLFWMWLGDVTASFILALVLHLLVEAPVTSLFKLIQPKRKVIKEG